A DNA window from Drosophila virilis strain 15010-1051.87 chromosome 4, Dvir_AGI_RSII-ME, whole genome shotgun sequence contains the following coding sequences:
- the LanB1 gene encoding laminin subunit beta-1, which produces MSPRRGLIALFFVLAVLCAQLAEAQRTPQAQHGRRDRPRNPPRQYIKTHPCERSSCYPATGNLLIGRENRLTASSTCGLRSPERFCILSHLEDKKCFLCDSRDETRNDPYKNHRIGQIIYKTKPGTNIPTWWQSENGKENVTLQLDLEAEFHFTHLIITFTTFRPAAMYIERSFDFGETWHVYRYFAYDCAESFPGVPTALHNITDVMCTSRYSYVEPSRNGEVIFRVLPPNINVTDPYAEHVQNQLKMTNLRIKMIKLHKLGDNLLDNRLENEEKYYYGISNMVVRGSCSCYGHASQCLPLDDVATQDYEMVHGRCECTHNTKGLNCETCEDFYNDLPWKPAFGKQTNACKKCECNGHAVSCHFDEAVFVASGHVSGGFCDNCLHNTQGQHCEECMAFFYRDPAEQLSSPNVCKPCDCDPDGSLDEGICDSVNDPENGIEAGACHCKPNVKGRRCDRCKDGYWNLDPNNPAGCEACTCNTLGTVNNSGCNMRTGECQCKRLVTGKDCNQCQPETFGLSESEDGCTLCNCDVGGSYDNYCDVLTGRCRCRSHMTGRTCSQPKQNYYIPDLHVVHEAEVAEMCISYGSNGNCSTVPQAPPTNQDPHAPEHTGIGYTRVPENSELVITVDNIPRSMPYDVLIRYQSTSRNDWEDAYITLVRPDEIDPQGECAQAVQSPITEARVPFSLPERDRQVVALHDVCLEAGKVYKFRILFEHRRRNEDNPTATILVDSLTLIPRIEVTPIFQGSPVADLRLREYINMNCNQSLYDMRYKEHTAAICRELEQDVSKYIYDGASMCNCNPTGSLSKVCDANGGFCQCKPNVVGRQCDQCAPGTYGFGPEGCKACDCNSIGSKDNNCDLLTGQCACHPNTYGRECNQCQPGYWNFPMCRSCECNGHAALCDPLTGQCLNCQDSTTGFGCDSCLDGYYGDPLLGSEIGCRACRCPDTIASGMSHAEGCSLDTRNNNMLCHCQEGYSGARCEICADNYFGSPESGGSCSKCECSNNIDIYDTGNCDRQTGACLKCLYDTTGDHCELCRDGYHGDALQQNCRQCECDFLGTNKTLAHCDRFTGQCPCLPNVQGLLCNQCALNHWKIGSGEGCEACNCDAIGAVQEQCHTFTGQCECKPGFGGRACNQCQEHYWGNPNEKCQPCECDQFGAADFQCDRETGQCVCHEGIGGYKCNECARGYLGQFPHCAPCGECFNNWDLILNALDESTQATILRAKEIKQVGATGAYTAEFSELDKKLQHIRDLLQNTSVSLQDMDQLDAAANELKQQLGASHQRLSETELNLDEIYNSLSLSAVELEGLQNHSRLVQQLSRELKENGIQLQESNIEGALNLTRHAFERVSSLSALKDEAKELASNTDRNCKRVETLSNKIKDETDAIANNDMTIAEYRAELSGLTSQIPELNNQVCGKPGDPCDNLCGGAGCGKCGGFLSCEHGARAHSEEALKVAKDTELAITSKKDEADQTIRALTQAKFNASEAYQKAKVGFEQSERYLNQTDAAIKLAELLISAVMDFRQNKTALPGETKQLAQDTLSLDLTLDPKQIETLGVKINDAVSSLNNVESIIYKTRPDLERVNSLQSTANSTKATANTILEEANLVVQNLASASESQGKAQDAIKQANSNIELADRDLEQIDLETKEAESPANVTAQQVEELARKVQRLEKNILKNELAAKEITKEANRVKLEALRARGDASNLQSSTGATNQTLTDRASRSENARERAKLLLQRASKLTVDTNAKLNELNLLQETYVEKNEKLAKLERSIQPLNDELDIYLRNIQENADRYRQCTV; this is translated from the coding sequence atgTCGCCTCGCCGCGGCCTTATCGCGCTTTTCTTTGTGCTCGCCGTGCTCTGCGCCCAGCTGGCGGAGGCGCAGCGTACGCCACAGGCGCAGCACGGACGTCGCGATCGTCCGCGCAATCCACCACGGCAATACATTAAGACGCATCCGTGTGAACGTTCATCATGTTATCCGGCAACGGGTAATTTGTTGATTGGACGGGAGAATCGCCTGACGGCCAGCTCCACGTGCGGCCTGCGCTCACCGGAGAGATTCTGCATCTTGTCGCATCTGGAGGATAAGAAATGTTTTCTGTGCGATTCGCGCGACGAGACGCGCAACGATCCGTACAAGAATCATCGCATCGGACAGATCATCTACAAGACCAAGCCGGGCACCAATATACCCACCTGGTGGCAGTCGGAGAACGGCAAAGAGAATGTCACCCTGCAACTGGACCTGGAGGCGGAATTTCATTTCACGCATTTGATCATCACATTCACCACGTTCCGGCCGGCGGCCATGTATATTGAGCGCAGCTTTGATTTCGGCGAAACATGGCATGTGTATCGCTATTTTGCCTACGACTGCGCCGAATCCTTTCCGGGTGTGCCCACTGCGCTGCATAATATCACCGATGTGATGTGCACGTCGCGCTACTCGTATGTGGAGCCATCGCGCAACGGCGAGGTCATCTTCCGTGTGCTGCCGCCGAACATCAATGTGACGGATCCGTATGCGGAGCATGTGCAGAACCAGCTGAAGATGACCAATTTGCGCATCAAGATGATCAAGCTGCATAAGCTGGGCGACAATCTATTGGATAATCGTCTGGAGAACGAGGAGAAGTATTATTATGGCATCTCGAATATGGTTGTGCGCGGTTCCTGCTCCTGCTATGGCCATGCCTCGCAGTGCTTGCCCCTGGACGATGTTGCCACGCAGGATTACGAGATGGTGCATGGTCGTTGCGAGTGCACGCACAATACGAAGGGCCTGAACTGTGAGACCTGCGAGGACTTCTACAACGATCTGCCCTGGAAGCCGGCCTTTGGCAAGCAGACGAACGCGTGCAAGAAATGCGAATGCAATGGACACGCCGTCAGCTGTCACTTTGACGAGGCTGTGTTTGTGGCCTCGGGTCATGTCTCGGGCGGATTTTGTGACAATTGTCTGCACAATACGCAAGGTCAGCATTGTGAGGAGTGCATGGCCTTCTTCTATCGCGATCCCGCCGAGCAGCTGAGCAGCCCGAATGTGTGCAAGCCCTGCGATTGTGATCCCGACGGCTCTTTGGACGAGGGCATTTGTGATTCGGTTAATGATCCAGAGAACGGTATCGAGGCGGGCGCTTGTCACTGCAAGCCGAATGTCAAGGGTCGCCGTTGCGACAGATGCAAGGATGGCTACTGGAATCTGGATCCCAACAATCCTGCTGGCTGTGAGGCCTGCACCTGCAATACGCTCGGCACTGTCAACAATTCCGGCTGTAATATGCGCACCGGCGAGTGCCAATGCAAGCGACTGGTTACCGGCAAGGATTGCAATCAATGCCAGCCGGAGACGTTTGGTCTCTCCGAATCCGAGGACGGGTGTACGCTCTGCAATTGCGATGTGGGCGGCTCCTATGACAACTATTGCGATGTGTTGACGGGTCGGTGTCGCTGCCGCTCCCACATGACCGGACGCACCTGTTCCCAGCCAAAGCAAAACTATTATATACCCGATCTGCATGTGGTGCACGAGGCCGAGGTGGCCGAAATGTGCATCTCATATGGCAGCAATGGCAACTGCAGCACTGTGCCACAGGCGCCACCCACCAACCAGGATCCACATGCACCCGAACATACGGGCATTGGTTATACGCGCGTGCCGGAGAACTCCGAGCTGGTCATCACTGTCGACAATATACCGCGCAGCATGCCCTACGATGTGCTCATACGCTATCAGTCCACATCGCGCAACGACTGGGAGGATGCCTACATAACGCTGGTGCGTCCCGACGAGATCGATCCGCAGGGCGAGTGCGCTCAGGCCGTGCAATCGCCCATAACCGAGGCACGTGTGCCATTCTCGTTGCCCGAACGCGATCGCCAAGTGGTGGCCCTGCACGATGTCTGCCTGGAGGCGGGCAAGGTGTACAAGTTCCGTATTTTGTTCGAGCACAGACGCCGCAACGAGGACAATCCAACGGCTACCATACTGGTCGACTCGCTTACCCTGATACCACGCATTGAGGTGACGCCCATATTCCAGGGCTCGCCCGTGGCCGATCTGCGTCTGCGCGAATACATCAACATGAACTGCAATCAATCTTTGTACGATATGCGCTACAAGGAGCACACGGCCGCCATTTGCCGCGAACTGGAGCAGGATGTGAGCAAGTACATCTACGATGGCGCCAGCATGTGCAACTGCAATCCCACCGGTTCGCTGAGCAAGGTGTGCGATGCCAACGGCGGCTTCTGTCAATGCAAGCCGAATGTTGTGGGCCGCCAGTGCGATCAGTGTGCGCCGGGCACCTACGGTTTCGGGCCGGAGGGCTGCAAGGCCTGCGACTGCAACAGCATTGGCAGCAAGGACAACAACTGCGATCTGCTGACGGGTCAGTGCGCCTGCCATCCGAACACCTATGGCCGGGAGTGCAATCAGTGTCAGCCGGGCTATTGGAATTTCCCCATGTGCCGCAGCTGCGAGTGCAATGGACACGCCGCGCTGTGTGACCCGCTGACCGGACAGTGCCTGAACTGCCAGGACTCCACGACCGGCTTTGGCTGCGACTCCTGCCTGGATGGCTACTATGGCGATCCGTTGCTGGGCAGCGAAATCGGCTGTCGCGCCTGTCGCTGTCCGGACACCATAGCGAGCGGCATGTCGCATGCCGAAGGCTGTTCCTTGGACACGCGCAACAACAATATGCTCTGCCACTGTCAGGAGGGTTATTCGGGCGCACGCTGTGAGATCTGCGCGGACAATTACTTCGGCTCACCCGAGTCGGGTGGCAGCTGCTCGAAGTGCGAGTGCAGCAACAATATTGACATCTACGATACGGGCAACTGTGACCGCCAGACGGGCGCCTGCCTCAAGTGCTTGTACGATACCACGGGCGATCACTGCGAGCTCTGCCGCGATGGCTACCACGGCGATGCACTGCAGCAGAACTGCCGGCAGTGCGAGTGCGATTTCCTGGGCACCAACAAGACGCTGGCCCACTGCGATCGCTTTACCGGTCAGTGTCCCTGTCTGCCCAATGTCCAGGGCCTGCTGTGCAACCAGTGTGCGCTGAACCATTGGAAGATCGGCTCCGGCGAGGGCTGTGAGGCCTGCAATTGTGATGCCATCGGCGCCGTGCAGGAACAGTGTCACACGTTTACTGGCCAGTGCGAGTGCAAGCCAGGCTTCGGTGGACGTGCCTGCAATCAGTGCCAGGAGCACTACTGGGGCAATCCCAACGAGAAGTGCCAGCCCTGTGAATGCGATCAGTTCGGCGCCGCCGACTTCCAGTGCGATCGGGAGACTGGCCAGTGTGTCTGCCACGAGGGCATCGGTGGCTACAAGTGCAATGAATGCGCACGCGGCTATCTCGGCCAGTTTCCGCATTGTGCACCATGCGGTGAATGCTTCAACAACTGGGATCTTATACTGAATGCCTTGGATGAGTCCACGCAGGCAACGATATTGCGCGCCAAGGAGATCAAGCAGGTGGGCGCAACGGGCGCCTACACTGCCGAGTTCAGTGAGCTGGACAAGAAGCTGCAGCACATCAGGGATCTGCTGCAGAACACCTCGGTCAGTCTTCAGGATATGGATCAGTTGGATGCCGCTGCCAATGAACTGAAGCAGCAGCTAGGCGCCTCGCATCAGCGATTGAGTGAAACGGAACTCAATCTGGATGAAATTTATAACTCACTCAGTTTGTCCGCCGTGGAACTGGAGGGCCTGCAGAATCATTCGCGTCTCGTGCAGCAGCTGTCGCGTGAGCTCAAGGAGAACGGCATACAGCTGCAGGAGTCCAATATCGAGGGCGCACTCAACCTAACCCGACACGCCTTCGAGCGTGTGAGCAGCTTGTCCGCGCTCAAGGATGAGGCCAAGGAACTGGCCTCCAATACGGATCGCAATTGCAAGCGCGTCGAAACGCTCTCCAACAAGATTAAAGACGAGACAGATGCCATTGCCAACAACGACATGACCATAGCCGAATATCGCGCAGAGCTGAGCGGCTTGACCTCACAGATTCCCGAGCTGAACAATCAGGTGTGCGGCAAGCCGGGCGATCCCTGTGACAATCTCTGTGGCGGCGCTGGCTGTGGCAAATGCGGCGGCTTCCTATCCTGTGAGCATGGTGCACGCGCACACTCGGAGGAGGCCCTCAAGGTGGCCAAGGATACGGAGCTTGCGATTACCAGCAAAAAGGACGAAGCGGATCAGACCATACGCGCTCTCACCCAGGCCAAATTCAATGCCTCGGAGGCGTACCAGAAGGCCAAGGTTGGCTTTGAGCAGTCGGAACGTTATTTGAACCAGACGGATGCGGCCATCAAGCTGGCCGAGCTGCTGATCAGTGCAGTCATGGATTTCAGGCAGAATAAGACCGCGCTGCCCGGCGAGACCAAGCAGCTGGCACAGGACACGCTGAGTCTGGACCTTACACTCGATCCCAAACAGATCGAGACACTGGGCGTGAAGATCAACGATGCCGTCTCCTCGCTCAATAACGTCGAATCGATTATATACAAGACACGACCCGATTTGGAGCGCGTGAACAGCTTGCAGAGCACGGCAAATAGCACCAAGGCGACGGCCAATACGATACTCGAGGAGGCCAATTTGGTGGTCCAGAATCTGGCATCGGCGAGCGAGTCACAGGGCAAGGCACAGGATGCCATTAAGCAGGCGAACAGCAACATTGAGCTGGCCGACAGGGATCTGGAGCAAATCGATCTGGAGACCAAGGAGGCCGAATCGCCGGCCAATGTTACCGCACAGCAGGTGGAGGAGTTGGCCCGCAAGGTGCAGCGATTGGAGAAGAACATCCTAAAGAACGAACTCGCCGCCAAGGAGATCACTAAGGAGGCGAATCGCGTCAAACTGGAGGCGCTGCGTGCACGTGGCGATGCCAGCAATCTGCAATCCTCCACGGGCGCCACCAACCAAACGCTCACGGATCGCGCCAGCCGCTCAGAGAATGCGCGAGAGCGCGCCAAGCTCCTGTTGCAGCGCGCCTCCAAGCTGACGGTGGACACCAACGCCAAGCTCAACGAACTCAATCTGCTCCAGGAGACCTATGTGGAGAAGAACGAAAAGCTGGCCAAGCTGGAGAGATCCATACAGCCGCTCAACGATGAGCTCGACATTTATCTGCGCAACATTCAGGAAAATGCCGATCGCTATCGACAGTGCACAGTTTAG
- the LOC6628451 gene encoding protein phosphatase 1L isoform X2 → MDRMYSGRSPADVWSRSILGRIQATLGRQKAPRAIDMTGGAGDHQSWEEVRQQSAAFAVLGRRPHMEDRFIIEENINNNTDISFFAVFDGHGGEFAANFARDVLVKNIYNKIIEINKLLKSETLNEYTGYDNSPYLARKQSRKDVSNKENAEPAVARRDSLRKANSLTADCSAIKQKTTEATVADIYTAQLNSAMRASGNSAAKDAFLNNNNNAQNSGNAPPPSYDAKCYIENGRINFGKLITDEIMSADHKLVEQAKLATNIAGTTALIAIVKDSKLIVANVGDSRGVMFDARGIAIPLSFDHKPQQVRERKRIHDAGGFIAFRGVWRVAGVLATSRALGDYPLKDKNLVIATPDILTFELNDHKPRFLILASDGLWDTFSNEEACSFVQDHLKEPDFGAKSLAMESYKRGSVDNITVLVIVFRNDVYKICSSSAGKTGDAPLAKSPSVKNVLDRSNSIKTK, encoded by the exons ATGGATAGAATGTATTCGGGGAGAAGCCCTGCAG ATGTCTGGAGTCGCAGCATATTGGGACGCATCCAGGCTACGCTGGGGCGACAGAAGGCGCCACGTGCCATTGACATGACGGGCGGCGCCGGCGATCACCAGAGCTGGGAGGAGGTGCGACAACAAAGTGCCGCTTTCGCTGTGCTAGGTCGCCGACCGCACATGGAGGACAG ATTTATCATTGAGgagaacatcaacaacaacacggacATTTCGTTCTTTGCCGTTTTCGATGGACATGGCGGCGAATTTGCCGCCAACTTTGCCAGAGATGTCTTGGTCAAGAACATCTACAACAAGATAATAGAGATTAACAAGCTCTTAAAGAGCGAGACCCTAAACGAGTACACTGGCTACGATAACAGCCCGTATCTGGCGCGGAAGCAGAGCCGCAAAGATGTGTCCAACAAGGAGAACGCTGAGCCCGCCGTCGCACGCCGGGACAGTTTGCGCAAGGCGAACAGCTTGACAGCGGATTGCAGCGCAATTAAACAAAAGACAACAGAGGCAACTGTGGCCGACATCTACACAGCGCAGCTAAACAGCGCGATGCGCGCCAGCGGCAACAGCGCGGCCAAAGATGCATTtctcaataacaacaataacgcgCAGAACTCCGGCAATGCGCCGCCGCCTAGCTACGACGCCAAATGCTATATCGAAAATGGACGCATCAATTTTGGCAAGCTCATCACAGACGAGATAATGTCAGCCGATCATAAGCTGGTCGAGCAGGCCAAGCTCGCA ACGAACATAGCCGGCACCACAGCATTGATTGCGATTGTGAAGGACAGCAAACTGATTGTGGCCAATGTGGGTGATTCCCGTGGCGTTATGTTTGATGCACGCGGCATTGCCATACCATTGTCCTTTGATCATAAGCCGCAGCAGGTGCGGGAACGCAAACGCATACACGATGCTGGCGGCTTTATTGCCTTTCGCGGCGTTTGGCGCGTGGCTGGGGTCTTGGCCACGTCACGGGCGCTGGGTGATTATCCCCTTAAAGATAAG AATCTAGTCATAGCTACACCGGACATTTTGACCTTCGAGCTAAATGATCACAA GCCGCGTTTTCTAATACTCGCATCGGACGGCCTTTGGGACACATTCAGCAACGAGGAGGCCTGCAGTTTTGTGCAGGATCATCTCAAGGAGCCAGACTTTGGGGCCAAGTCACTAGCAATGGAATCGTATAAGCGCGGCTCTGTGGACAACATCACCGTATTGGTAATTGTCTTTAGGAACGACGTCTACAAAATTTGCAGCTCATCGGCTGGCAAAACGGGCGACGCTCCTTTGGCCAAATCACCGTCTGTGAAGAACGTCCTCGACCGCTCGAATTCGATCAAAACCAAGTGA
- the LOC6628451 gene encoding protein phosphatase 1L isoform X1 — MDDELEDKIFYQTYVSHMKILSKFAVGFSSINSPLAYLWKLCRLYVLRPEVIFCGIILFVLLIYLQAVDVWSRSILGRIQATLGRQKAPRAIDMTGGAGDHQSWEEVRQQSAAFAVLGRRPHMEDRFIIEENINNNTDISFFAVFDGHGGEFAANFARDVLVKNIYNKIIEINKLLKSETLNEYTGYDNSPYLARKQSRKDVSNKENAEPAVARRDSLRKANSLTADCSAIKQKTTEATVADIYTAQLNSAMRASGNSAAKDAFLNNNNNAQNSGNAPPPSYDAKCYIENGRINFGKLITDEIMSADHKLVEQAKLATNIAGTTALIAIVKDSKLIVANVGDSRGVMFDARGIAIPLSFDHKPQQVRERKRIHDAGGFIAFRGVWRVAGVLATSRALGDYPLKDKNLVIATPDILTFELNDHKPRFLILASDGLWDTFSNEEACSFVQDHLKEPDFGAKSLAMESYKRGSVDNITVLVIVFRNDVYKICSSSAGKTGDAPLAKSPSVKNVLDRSNSIKTK, encoded by the exons ATGGATGACGAATTGGAAGACAAGATCTTCTATCAGACATACGTATCGCATATGAAAATTCTATCCAAGTTCGCAGTGGGCTTCTCGTCCATCAATTCGCCCTTGGCATATCTATGGAAACTATGTCGTCTCTACGTGCTCCGGCCCGAGGTCATCTTCTGTGGCATCATTTTATTTGTCTTGTTGATCTATTTGCAAGCGGTAGATGTCTGGAGTCGCAGCATATTGGGACGCATCCAGGCTACGCTGGGGCGACAGAAGGCGCCACGTGCCATTGACATGACGGGCGGCGCCGGCGATCACCAGAGCTGGGAGGAGGTGCGACAACAAAGTGCCGCTTTCGCTGTGCTAGGTCGCCGACCGCACATGGAGGACAG ATTTATCATTGAGgagaacatcaacaacaacacggacATTTCGTTCTTTGCCGTTTTCGATGGACATGGCGGCGAATTTGCCGCCAACTTTGCCAGAGATGTCTTGGTCAAGAACATCTACAACAAGATAATAGAGATTAACAAGCTCTTAAAGAGCGAGACCCTAAACGAGTACACTGGCTACGATAACAGCCCGTATCTGGCGCGGAAGCAGAGCCGCAAAGATGTGTCCAACAAGGAGAACGCTGAGCCCGCCGTCGCACGCCGGGACAGTTTGCGCAAGGCGAACAGCTTGACAGCGGATTGCAGCGCAATTAAACAAAAGACAACAGAGGCAACTGTGGCCGACATCTACACAGCGCAGCTAAACAGCGCGATGCGCGCCAGCGGCAACAGCGCGGCCAAAGATGCATTtctcaataacaacaataacgcgCAGAACTCCGGCAATGCGCCGCCGCCTAGCTACGACGCCAAATGCTATATCGAAAATGGACGCATCAATTTTGGCAAGCTCATCACAGACGAGATAATGTCAGCCGATCATAAGCTGGTCGAGCAGGCCAAGCTCGCA ACGAACATAGCCGGCACCACAGCATTGATTGCGATTGTGAAGGACAGCAAACTGATTGTGGCCAATGTGGGTGATTCCCGTGGCGTTATGTTTGATGCACGCGGCATTGCCATACCATTGTCCTTTGATCATAAGCCGCAGCAGGTGCGGGAACGCAAACGCATACACGATGCTGGCGGCTTTATTGCCTTTCGCGGCGTTTGGCGCGTGGCTGGGGTCTTGGCCACGTCACGGGCGCTGGGTGATTATCCCCTTAAAGATAAG AATCTAGTCATAGCTACACCGGACATTTTGACCTTCGAGCTAAATGATCACAA GCCGCGTTTTCTAATACTCGCATCGGACGGCCTTTGGGACACATTCAGCAACGAGGAGGCCTGCAGTTTTGTGCAGGATCATCTCAAGGAGCCAGACTTTGGGGCCAAGTCACTAGCAATGGAATCGTATAAGCGCGGCTCTGTGGACAACATCACCGTATTGGTAATTGTCTTTAGGAACGACGTCTACAAAATTTGCAGCTCATCGGCTGGCAAAACGGGCGACGCTCCTTTGGCCAAATCACCGTCTGTGAAGAACGTCCTCGACCGCTCGAATTCGATCAAAACCAAGTGA
- the Rack1 gene encoding small ribosomal subunit protein RACK1: MSETLQLRGTLIGHNGWVTQIATNPKDPDTIISASRDKTLIVWKLTRDEDTNYGYPQKRLYGHSHFISDVVLSSDGNYALSGSWDQTLRLWDLAAGKTTRRFEGHTKDVLSVAFSADNRQIVSGSRDKTIKLWNTLAECKFTIQEDGHTDWVSCVRFSPNHSNPIIVSCGWDRTVKVWNLANCKLKNNHHGHNGYLNTVTVSPDGSLCTSGGKDSKALLWDLNDGKNLYTLEHNDIINALCFSPNRYWLCVAYGPSIKIWDLACKKTVEELRPEVVSQTSKAEQPQCLSLAWSTDGQTLFAGYSDNTIRVWQVSVSAH; the protein is encoded by the exons ATGTCTGAGACATTGCAATTGCGTGGTACGCTGATCGGCCACAATGGCTGGGTCACCCAGATTGCCACCAACCCCAAGGATCCCGATACCATCATTTCGGCATCGCGTG ATAAGACTTTGATTGTCTGGAAGTTGACCCGTGATGAGGATACCAACTACGGCTATCCCCAGAAGCGTCTGTACGGACACTCCCACTTCATCAGCGATGTTGTGCTCTCGTCCGACGGCAACTACGCTCTGTCCGGATCTTGGGATCAGACTCTGCGCCTGTGGGATTTGGCTGCCGGCAAGACTACTCGTCGCTTCGAGGGACACACCAAG GATGTTCTCTCGGTTGCCTTCTCGGCTGATAACCGTCAGATCGTGTCGGGCTCTCGGGACAAGACCATCAAGCTGTGGAACACTTTGGCTGAGTGCAAGTTCACCATCCAGGAGGATGGCCACACTGATTGGGTGTCGTGCGTGCGTTTCTCGCCCAACCACTCGAATCCCATCATTGTGTCTTGCGGCTGGGATCGCACCGTCAAGGTCTGGAATTTGGCCAACTGCAAGTTGAAGAACAATCATCATGGCCACAACGGCTATCTGAACACTGTGACCGTCTCGCCCGATGGCTCGCTCTGCACCTCTGGTGGCAAGGACTCCAAGGCTCTCTTGTGGGATCTGAATGACGGCAAGAACCTGTACACCCTGGAGCACAACGACATCATCAATGCTCTGTGCTTCTCGCCCAACCGCTACTGGTTGTGCGTCGCCTATGGCCCATCCATCAAGATCTGGGATCTGGCATGCAAGAAGACCGTCGAGGAGCTCCGCCCTGAGGTCGTCTCGCAAACATCAAAGGCCGAGCAGCCCCAGTGCCTCTCCCTGGCCTGGTCCACCGATGGACAGACCCTGTTCGCCGGTTACTCCGACAACACCATCCGCGTCTGGCAAGTGTCTGTATCAGCTCACTAA
- the LOC6628449 gene encoding COX assembly mitochondrial protein homolog yields the protein MSIAQQEQAGTNPRNPHGLGDPNDTTLRKVEREVLIPKIMRDRARDEFCTKEVADFEECCKASSIFMVATCRKQNSALRDCLTRWYQNEAFKEECKAIYLQERADYRSTGIPKKHRVEKM from the exons ATGAGCATAGCACAACAGGAACAAGCTGGGACTAATCCCCGCAATCCCCATGGTCTGG GTGATCCGAATGACACAACGTTGCGCAAGGTAGAGCGCGAAGTGCtaataccaaaaataatgaGGGATCGCGCGCGCGACGAATTCTGCACCAAAGAGGTGGCAGACTTTGAGGAATGCTGTAAGGCGAGCAGCATATTCATGGTGGCCACCTGTCGGAAACAGAACTCGGCGCTAAGGGATTGCCTGACGCGTTGGTATCAAAACGAAGCCTTCAAAGAAGAGTGCAAAGCCATCTATCTGCAGGAGCGAGCAGATTACCGCAGCACGGGCATACCCAAGAAGCACCGTGTGGAGAAAATGTAG
- the Tsen2 gene encoding tRNA-splicing endonuclease subunit Sen2, with protein MEFTPHLKRKRSSCKEVLKLAPFPLRDDGQRYKGAFNGLCVEVVDAQHAPIRTLHDNGCYGKGSASRGGPVSGEADETLLLGLEEACLLGYYLGVLEIRDMLGNELSWQAYVQAALDYDRQFIYKLASYLYLKSKNWIIKSGIKFGGDFLIYKQGPRQYHASFLVLVQVSGDAMHTHYVAKNLKGVQRVAETSDKDVLILRLNQLNDDFDPALCTPASLQSLTIEETVIRRFNYTSFVQSKQKQ; from the exons ATGGAATTCACGCCGCATTTAAAGCGCAAGCGAAGTAGCTGCAAAGAAGTGCTCAAACTTGCACCCTTTCCGCTAAGAGATGATGGACAACGCTATAAAGGCGCCTTCAATGGCCTCTGCGTAGAGGTAGTAGATGCCCAGCACGCGCCGATTAGGACGCTACACGACAACGGCTGCTATGGCAAGGGAAGTGCTTCGCGCGGCGGACCAGTTTCTGGAGAGGCCGATGAGACGCTCCTGCTCGGCCTGGAGGAGGCATGCTTGCTGGGCTACTATTTGGGCGTATTGGAGATTCGGGATATGCTGGGCAACGAGCTAAGCTGGCAAGCGTACGTGCAAGCGGCGCTGGATTATGACAGACAATTTATCTACAAACTGGCTTCGTATTTGTATCTTAAATCGAAAAATTGGATTATCAAGAGTGGCATCAAGTTTGGTGGCGACTTTC TCATCTACAAGCAGGGCCCGCGGCAATATCACGCCAGTTTCTTGGTGCTGGTTCAGGTGTCGGGCGACGCAATGCACACCCATTACGTGGCGAAGAATTTAAAGGGTGTTCAGCGTGTTGCCGAAACCTCGGACAAGGATGTGCTCATACTCAGGCTGAACCAGCTGAACGACGACTTTGATCCTGCGCTGTGCACGCCGGCAAGCCTGCAATCCCTGACCATTGAGGAGACTGTGATACGGCGCTTTAACTACACATCTTTTGtgcaaagtaaacaaaaacaataa